In Vibrio quintilis, the DNA window TGGAAGCATTTCATCAGCTTGGGATTAAAACAACGCTGATTGAAATGGCCGATCAAGTAATGACACCAGTTGATCGCGAAATGGCAGGGTTTGTTCATGCTGAAATAAAAGAAAAAGGCATTGACCTTAAACTCAAAGTCGCCCTTGAATCTGTTGAATACAAAAAAGAAAACCAATCTCTGCTTCTGAGTTTAGACAGTGGTGAACAGATCGAGACTGGCATTTTAATTATGGCTATTGGTGTTCGCCCTGAAACAATACTAGCGTCACAAACTGGTCTTAAAATTGGTGAGCTCGGCGGTATTTGGACCACTCCAACTCTGCAAACCAGTGATCCCTATATCTATGCCGTAGGTGATGCAATTGAAGAGCAAGACTTCGTAACGGGTGCACAGACCATGGTTCCATTGGCTGGCCCTGCAAATCGGCAAGGCAGAATGGCGGCTGACAACATGCTAGGCCGCCAAGAGAGTTATCAAGGAACACAAGGTACCGCGATTTGTAAGATCTTTGACCTTGCGATTGCATCTACTGGTAAAAACGAGAAGCAGCTTAAACGTGATGGTATTGACTACGAGAAAGTGTTCGTTCATACGGCAAGCCATGCCAGCTACTACCCTGGTGCAGAAATCGTGTCATTTAAAATGCTGTTTGATCCAAAAAATGGCAAAATTTTGGGTGCTCAGGCCGCTGGGAAAGATGGCGTAGATAAGCGTATTGATATTATGGCGGTAGCCCAGCGTGCTGGCATGACCGTTGAACAGCTTCAACACCTTGAACTGACTTATGCCCCACCTTATGGCAGCGCAAAGGATGTGATTAACCAAGCCGCTTTCGTCGCTACAAATATTATTAATGGCGATGCTACCCCAATCCACTTTGATGAAATTGACAACCTTGGTGATGATCAGTTGTTACTGGATGTACGTAACCCTGATGAAATGAAAACTGTAGGATACATTGAAGGTGCAGTTAACATCCCTGTAGATCAACTAAGAGAGCGAATGAATGAGTTACCTAAAAACAAAGAAATCATTATTTACTGCCAAGTAGGGTTACGCGGTAACGTTGCCTATCATCAGCTTGTCCACAATGGTTTCAAGGCTCGTAACTTAATTGGTGGTTATCGAACTTACATAACCGCACAGCACTAATAATAGATGAAACTATCACCTTCCATTTGCTTAAACTCAATAAATAATGAACGGTTCCGAGCTAGTCATGCTGATTCGCTCGGAGTTGGACAGAACCTACTTAGAGATTCAGCTCTATAGATTGTCTTCGGATAACGTCTAGTATTGCAAATGGTTGTAGGGATACTTTGCCTAGCTCTTACTAGATGGCCAAGTTCAACGTACTACTACAAAGTAAGCAACTGGTGAGGTAGGTAAGAAATGAAGTAACCTTCTCTTGCACATAGCACCCACAAAAAAGCGCCGCTTTCACATTGGAAAGCGGCGCTTTAGTTTTATTTATGACTAGAAACAACAAAGCCCCATCGGTTAAATGAGGCTTTGCAATACGGTAACGTTGCACCCTTTCAAGATGAGTGTCAATGCTCATCAACTAAACACATAAATTATATGATACTCATCACTACTAAAATCTGTAGGTTAAGTTAAGATCTGAGAATATTTACACGTTATAAATCAGCAACTAACCTAACGGTAGGCTATCTAAAAATGCAAATTTGCTATATTTGGACCGACAAATTTAAAAGTCTTCGTGATTACTCACTTAATTTATCAAATGACCACGAATTCAATTATTGTTCTCGTACAAGAGAACTAAATAAAAATGATAAAATATCTTTTCCCAAAGACTTTTTTGGCGAAAAAATCAGTAGCTTATCCGTACTTTTAGGCATAAATGGTGCAGGTAAAACAACTGCTCTAGAGTTAATATGTAGGTGTATATCAGAACACTATTATTTTAAGCAAAAATACATTCTAGTTTACAAGGTTAACAATAAATTTTACTTATCTACAAATTTAACGACAGAATTTTATGTTAGTTTCGATTTCACGCCTGATAACAACAACGAACAGTTAACTAGAACCAATCCAATTTTTTTCTCAAATGTATTTGACAATAATCATATCGAGTTTAACAAATCAGTTATTGATTTATCGACCAACAGAAAGTCCTCACCAAAGTATAGATACTCAAACCTGTTTCAGCATAAGTATAACGAATGGAAGACACCCGAAGATAGAAAAGGAGATTTGGAAAAGGAGATATGTTTTTTAAACTCCGTAGAATCAAAAACAATAATCGATACAATACCGAACAGAATAAGATATGATATATTTAGGCAATCTAATTCATATTTAAAGAAATTCGTTCAACGTCGGAGCCGTATAAATACCCGAGAAAATAACCATGAAATAGATAAGATTAATTTTTTGTCAGATTACCTTAGACAACTATTTATAAGTGAACGACGTTTAACATCTATACGAGAAAATCATGCCAGCTCAATATCAATGTTAATTTTACAACAGTTATTAATTGGATTGGCATTTAACCATGAAGATGGCGATGAAACATGTGACATTATTTTGAATGCAATAAGGGATGAAAGTATTGGAACAGTAGGAATACTCACATTAATATCAAAAACTTCATCAATTAATTTAGGGGCACATTCATTCCAAGAGATATTTGACTACATTCTATTAAGGCTGGACGATTTCTTACGTGAATTAAACTTGGAAGTTGACAACTCAATAAACAATGGTAAATATTCTCTAGCACTAGACTTTAACGAGAAAAATAGCTGGCACCATGAGAAAATTTGCAACATTTTCGAATCAATATTTGAACTAAACGTTAGTTGGCATGGAATCAGCTCTGGTCAAAAAGCCTACATAAACATGTTCAGCTCAATCTGGAACTGTATTGAAAATAAACGCTTTGATAGAGACAGTGGCCATGCCATTATTTGCATTGATGAAGGTGATTTATATTTACACCCTCAATGGCAAGTAGAATTCATAGAAAAGCTAATACAATCATTACCTACAATATCTAACACTAAAGTTCAGATTATACTGACCACACACTCTCCTTTACTAGTTTCAGACATACCTAAGCAATGTATTACCTTGCTAAATTCCAATACAAACAAAGAAGCACCAAGTGATGCTGGCACTCGCCTACAATCATTCGGAGCTAACCTCTATGATATATATGATTTATCCTTTGGACTTAACGGGTTACGTTCAGGTAACCTATCAACTAAATACATTGATAATATAACATCTATTCTAGACAAAGAAAAAATAAACAAATCTGACTTAAATAAATTAAGAGAAGCGTTAGTGATAATTGATGATGAAATAATAACCCATCATATTAAGAAAAAAGTTGATGCGCAATGATAAAAATAGAAAAACATTTATCTAACAATGTTACTGATGTTAACTCTTTTCTAGATAGTATTGCAGAAGAGATGTGGGATGATTTAAATCCCCTGATAAACCCTGCCGACCCAAGTATTGGCCATCACCCTAACTCTATGATTGAAAACCTTAGTTCACTTATAGAAGAGGTAAAGAACAATAAATACAAAAAAAAGATAGGGAAGGAAATATCAGAAAGGCAGCTAAGTTTTCTCCAGTACTTATCTACGCCTAACAAATTAAAATCAATAGTTACGGCCAAGCCCGACGACTTCCATGTTTTTGAAAAAGAGATACTTCTACATATAAGACCTGACGATCTTTTCAAGAAAAGAGGAACAACACATTCCAGTACCGATTTTGGAAAAAGGCTGTTATCTACCATTTTTAACTATGAACGATATCGTAAAACAGAAAGTTGTTACAATAGATATATTAAAATGAAATTTGATTCAGCGATTTGCCCTTATTGCAATGCAAACTCTGTAACTATAGTGGAAAATACCAACGATAAAGGTGGGGAATTCCGCTTACTTTTCGACCTTGACCATTTTTATCCAAAATCAAAATACCCTTATCTAGCGCTATCATTTTACAACCATATTCCTAGCTGTAAAACCTGTAATACAACGTATAAAGGAAG includes these proteins:
- a CDS encoding FAD-dependent oxidoreductase; its protein translation is MTKIVIIGGVAGGASAAARARRLSEDAEIIMLERGNFVSFANCGLPYHIGGDIKERGKLLLQTPESFLARFNVDVRVMNEVISIDRPNKTVTIKNLLDGSEYIETYDFLLLSPGAGPIVPAIPGIDNPLTHSLRNIPDMDKILATLTGNKPQHATVVGGGFIGLEMMEAFHQLGIKTTLIEMADQVMTPVDREMAGFVHAEIKEKGIDLKLKVALESVEYKKENQSLLLSLDSGEQIETGILIMAIGVRPETILASQTGLKIGELGGIWTTPTLQTSDPYIYAVGDAIEEQDFVTGAQTMVPLAGPANRQGRMAADNMLGRQESYQGTQGTAICKIFDLAIASTGKNEKQLKRDGIDYEKVFVHTASHASYYPGAEIVSFKMLFDPKNGKILGAQAAGKDGVDKRIDIMAVAQRAGMTVEQLQHLELTYAPPYGSAKDVINQAAFVATNIINGDATPIHFDEIDNLGDDQLLLDVRNPDEMKTVGYIEGAVNIPVDQLRERMNELPKNKEIIIYCQVGLRGNVAYHQLVHNGFKARNLIGGYRTYITAQH
- a CDS encoding AAA family ATPase, yielding MQICYIWTDKFKSLRDYSLNLSNDHEFNYCSRTRELNKNDKISFPKDFFGEKISSLSVLLGINGAGKTTALELICRCISEHYYFKQKYILVYKVNNKFYLSTNLTTEFYVSFDFTPDNNNEQLTRTNPIFFSNVFDNNHIEFNKSVIDLSTNRKSSPKYRYSNLFQHKYNEWKTPEDRKGDLEKEICFLNSVESKTIIDTIPNRIRYDIFRQSNSYLKKFVQRRSRINTRENNHEIDKINFLSDYLRQLFISERRLTSIRENHASSISMLILQQLLIGLAFNHEDGDETCDIILNAIRDESIGTVGILTLISKTSSINLGAHSFQEIFDYILLRLDDFLRELNLEVDNSINNGKYSLALDFNEKNSWHHEKICNIFESIFELNVSWHGISSGQKAYINMFSSIWNCIENKRFDRDSGHAIICIDEGDLYLHPQWQVEFIEKLIQSLPTISNTKVQIILTTHSPLLVSDIPKQCITLLNSNTNKEAPSDAGTRLQSFGANLYDIYDLSFGLNGLRSGNLSTKYIDNITSILDKEKINKSDLNKLREALVIIDDEIITHHIKKKVDAQ